Proteins encoded together in one Bradyrhizobium sp. PSBB068 window:
- a CDS encoding TonB-dependent receptor, whose translation MSNVRAPRSLRFDAVVGSADGTGYSATKVSAVASLIAVASFSGAEAQQSTLPPVNVDAPVARPRPVRSKPTSDQVRARDALRRAARRSNQQAQQAPVPFPNAGGLAADRDRYADPAAPYKGDRLQASGKFPEPILNTPKTVTVLTKDILEDKNATSLKSAILSTAGVTLGTGEGGNAFGDRFFIRGFDARNDVFIDGVRDAGVSVRENFFTEQVEILRGPGSTFAGRGTTGGAINIVTKQATTENSFYNMDTSFGTDRTKRVTLDVNQVISPTLAIRAGGLFQDAGVAGRSYVTDNRDGAFVAGTWKPVDAVKITGNYIHTELTGIPDFGVPYYRPSTASTAGGPFPDFGVNRNNFYGFVNRDFFRTGQDIGTINAEVQVTPDLVISNKIRESRSTQNYIGTLPESPALANPLSASTLTANPQSRYQVTDVFANQTEATYKFNDGAGFKHTALAGFEYDNERSSIDKYLGLNSEALPGGFSGGGSLAGVSVFNPQYTNIPFSVPSGLSGLPTKLTIDTKSVYVMDSANYNDLVILNGGVRYDDYNIKTSGYGTVNGVAGVFGQQQQDYGMPNFNLGLTLKPLPNGSVYAAYATSSNPVGAEFDGSSIQYGGLAPVLNGNPSQIFGPEKNKAIEVGTKWELFDRHLLVTAALFQTEKENARESMNVTAATATAACPYPAGTTGSVSCISAGAAYRIRGIDLGVGGKITDKWSMFGGLVLMQSEVTKSNIPPANTALYTTNVGLPLSNVAHQSFSMLTKYQLTDIWELGGQAVYRSKVYGGTFLAANQGTSIPSYWRFDAFAEAKIDKHWTVKLFVNNIFDKRYYDALYQSAAPFVLEAPGRAAYLVVSARY comes from the coding sequence GAGCCGAGGCGCAGCAATCCACCCTTCCGCCGGTGAATGTCGATGCACCTGTGGCTCGCCCGCGGCCCGTTCGCTCGAAGCCCACGTCGGATCAGGTCCGCGCCCGCGACGCGCTGCGCCGCGCCGCGCGCCGCAGCAACCAGCAGGCCCAGCAGGCGCCGGTGCCGTTTCCCAATGCCGGCGGTCTTGCCGCCGACCGCGATCGCTACGCGGATCCGGCCGCGCCGTACAAGGGCGACCGTTTGCAGGCATCCGGCAAGTTTCCCGAACCGATCCTGAACACGCCGAAGACGGTCACGGTGCTGACCAAGGACATTCTCGAAGACAAGAACGCGACCTCGCTGAAGTCCGCGATCCTGTCGACGGCCGGCGTTACGCTCGGCACGGGCGAGGGCGGCAACGCGTTCGGCGACCGCTTCTTCATCCGCGGCTTCGATGCGCGCAATGATGTCTTCATCGACGGCGTGCGCGACGCCGGCGTCAGTGTCCGCGAGAACTTCTTCACCGAGCAGGTCGAGATCCTGCGTGGCCCGGGCTCGACGTTTGCAGGCCGCGGCACCACCGGCGGTGCGATCAACATCGTCACCAAGCAGGCGACGACGGAGAACAGCTTCTACAACATGGACACCTCGTTCGGCACCGATCGCACCAAGCGGGTGACGCTCGATGTCAACCAGGTGATCAGCCCGACGCTGGCGATCCGCGCCGGCGGCTTGTTCCAGGATGCCGGCGTTGCCGGCCGCAGCTATGTCACCGACAATCGCGATGGCGCGTTCGTCGCCGGAACGTGGAAGCCGGTCGATGCGGTGAAGATCACCGGCAACTACATCCATACCGAGCTCACCGGCATCCCGGACTTCGGCGTGCCCTACTACCGGCCGAGCACCGCGAGCACGGCCGGTGGCCCGTTCCCGGATTTCGGCGTCAACCGCAACAATTTCTACGGCTTCGTCAATCGCGACTTCTTCAGGACCGGGCAGGACATCGGCACGATCAACGCCGAGGTGCAGGTCACGCCGGACCTCGTGATCAGCAACAAGATCCGGGAATCGCGCTCGACCCAGAACTACATCGGCACGCTGCCGGAATCGCCGGCGTTGGCCAATCCGCTGTCGGCCTCGACATTGACCGCGAATCCGCAGAGCCGTTACCAGGTCACCGACGTGTTCGCCAATCAGACCGAAGCGACCTACAAGTTCAACGACGGCGCCGGCTTCAAGCACACAGCGCTGGCCGGCTTCGAGTATGACAACGAAAGGTCCTCGATCGACAAGTATCTTGGTCTGAACTCCGAAGCGTTGCCGGGCGGGTTCAGCGGCGGCGGATCGCTCGCCGGCGTCAGCGTGTTCAATCCGCAATACACGAACATTCCGTTCTCGGTTCCGTCGGGACTGTCCGGGCTGCCAACCAAACTCACCATCGACACCAAGAGTGTCTATGTCATGGACAGCGCCAATTACAACGATCTCGTGATCCTCAACGGCGGCGTCCGCTATGACGATTACAACATCAAGACCAGCGGCTATGGCACGGTCAATGGTGTTGCCGGCGTCTTCGGTCAGCAGCAGCAAGACTACGGCATGCCGAACTTCAACCTCGGTCTGACACTCAAGCCGTTGCCGAACGGGAGCGTCTATGCCGCCTATGCCACGTCATCCAACCCGGTCGGCGCGGAGTTTGACGGTTCGAGCATCCAGTATGGTGGCCTCGCGCCGGTTCTCAATGGCAATCCAAGCCAGATCTTCGGGCCGGAAAAGAACAAGGCGATTGAAGTCGGCACCAAGTGGGAGTTGTTCGATCGCCATCTGCTGGTGACCGCTGCGCTGTTCCAGACCGAGAAGGAGAACGCGCGCGAATCCATGAACGTCACGGCGGCGACCGCAACCGCCGCATGTCCTTATCCGGCCGGTACGACCGGAAGCGTCTCCTGCATCAGCGCCGGCGCGGCCTATCGCATCCGCGGCATCGATCTCGGAGTGGGTGGCAAGATCACCGACAAGTGGAGCATGTTCGGCGGTCTGGTGCTGATGCAGTCGGAGGTGACCAAATCGAATATTCCGCCGGCGAACACAGCTCTGTACACCACGAATGTCGGCTTGCCGCTTTCCAACGTGGCGCATCAGTCGTTCAGCATGCTGACGAAGTATCAGCTCACCGACATTTGGGAGCTTGGCGGGCAGGCGGTGTATCGCTCCAAGGTCTATGGCGGCACCTTCCTTGCCGCCAACCAGGGCACCTCGATCCCGAGCTATTGGCGCTTCGACGCCTTTGCCGAGGCGAAGATCGACAAGCATTGGACCGTGAAGCTGTTCGTCAACAACATCTTCGACAAGCGCTACTACGACGCGTTGTACCAGAGCGCGGCACCGTTCGTGCTCGAGGCACCGGGGCGCGCCGCGTATCTGGTCGTGTCGGCGCGTTACTGA
- the exbB gene encoding tonB-system energizer ExbB, which yields MMTFKFPAASALVASLAVLMLAVPCSAQQQTAPAAQPAPVTRAQPAAAAQPQAAQPVAAVPTAPVAAPQAQAAPTPAAAPAPAPAALDASPAAPAGGDGKVLKSTSTGLHELSPWNMFMNADIIVKAVMLGLAFASLVTWTVFIAKTIELTVAQSKLRGALAKIAESRSLAEAQFALGAKGTVLSAFIAAAMREGRLSAGISSDSGIKERAASSFAEIVRAEARKIRVGMGLLASIGATSPFVGLFGTVWGIMNSFIGISKSQTTNLAVVAPGIAEALLATAIGLVAAIPAVIIYNHFSRLTKVYLELVNRASGAAGRLLSRDLDRTHGSIPGDVPRNAHARAAAAE from the coding sequence ATGATGACATTCAAGTTCCCCGCTGCATCCGCCCTGGTCGCCTCGCTGGCGGTGCTGATGCTGGCCGTGCCGTGCTCGGCGCAGCAGCAAACGGCGCCTGCCGCGCAGCCCGCGCCCGTGACCCGGGCCCAGCCTGCGGCCGCGGCTCAACCGCAGGCGGCCCAGCCTGTGGCGGCTGTCCCGACCGCGCCGGTTGCGGCGCCGCAAGCGCAGGCGGCGCCGACGCCCGCCGCGGCTCCGGCTCCAGCACCGGCAGCGCTCGATGCGTCGCCGGCCGCGCCCGCGGGCGGCGACGGCAAGGTGCTGAAATCGACCAGCACCGGCCTGCACGAATTGTCGCCGTGGAACATGTTCATGAACGCCGACATCATCGTGAAGGCGGTGATGCTCGGTCTCGCGTTCGCATCGCTCGTGACCTGGACGGTGTTCATCGCCAAGACGATCGAGCTGACCGTCGCACAGAGCAAGCTGCGCGGCGCGCTCGCCAAGATCGCTGAATCGCGGTCGCTCGCCGAGGCGCAGTTCGCGCTCGGCGCCAAGGGCACCGTGCTGTCCGCGTTCATTGCTGCCGCGATGCGTGAAGGACGTCTGTCGGCGGGCATCTCCAGCGACAGCGGCATCAAGGAGCGCGCGGCGTCGAGCTTTGCCGAGATCGTGCGCGCCGAAGCGCGCAAGATCCGCGTCGGCATGGGCCTGCTCGCGAGCATCGGCGCGACGTCACCCTTCGTCGGCCTGTTCGGCACGGTCTGGGGCATCATGAACAGCTTCATCGGCATCTCGAAGTCGCAGACGACGAACCTTGCCGTGGTGGCGCCGGGTATCGCGGAGGCGCTGCTTGCAACGGCGATCGGCCTCGTCGCGGCGATCCCCGCGGTCATCATCTACAACCATTTTTCGCGGCTCACGAAGGTCTATCTCGAGCTCGTCAACCGCGCCTCGGGCGCCGCGGGACGGCTGCTGTCGCGTGATCTCGATCGCACCCATGGCAGCATACCCGGCGACGTTCCGCGCAACGCGCATGCACGCGCCGCCGCGGCGGAGTAG
- the ftrA gene encoding transcriptional regulator FtrA, whose product MTYIVNIVPRSRHTKPAGDGGARRDRSRDRVVAVLAYDGVNAFELGMALEVFGLPNMRPDWYRVAVCAERPGVPLTAGAGVKIVADADFSFLSQAGTIIVPGWQDIEASPPEAVLAALRRAHARGVRIASICSGVFVLAGAGLLEGRRVAAHWAHAEPLVRRHPSLRVDARVLYVDDGDIMSSAGRAAGLDLCIHIVRKDFGPEIANDVARRLVIPAHREGGQAQFIPNPVVLAEGDPLAELCAWMRRNLDRDLTIESLAGRARMSRRTFIRRFEAATGMSPGEWVLQERMTQARDLLEATAMSVEDVATAVGFGTADALRHHFRTRLDTSPMRYRLDFAPKARQPHRAGQRS is encoded by the coding sequence ATGACATATATCGTGAATATCGTGCCAAGATCGCGACATACGAAGCCGGCAGGTGATGGCGGGGCCCGGCGGGATCGTTCCCGCGACAGGGTGGTCGCGGTGCTGGCCTATGACGGCGTCAATGCCTTCGAGCTCGGCATGGCGCTCGAGGTGTTTGGCTTGCCGAACATGAGACCGGACTGGTACCGGGTCGCGGTTTGCGCGGAGCGGCCCGGGGTGCCGCTCACGGCCGGGGCCGGCGTCAAGATCGTCGCCGATGCCGACTTCTCGTTCCTGTCGCAAGCGGGCACGATCATCGTGCCGGGTTGGCAGGATATCGAGGCATCACCGCCCGAGGCGGTGCTCGCTGCGCTTCGCCGTGCGCATGCGCGCGGCGTCCGCATCGCATCGATCTGTTCCGGCGTGTTCGTGCTCGCCGGCGCCGGACTGCTGGAGGGACGACGCGTCGCGGCGCATTGGGCTCATGCCGAGCCGCTGGTGCGCCGGCATCCTTCGCTGCGGGTCGATGCCAGGGTTCTCTACGTCGATGACGGGGACATCATGAGTTCGGCCGGGCGGGCCGCCGGACTCGATCTCTGCATCCATATCGTGCGCAAGGATTTCGGGCCCGAGATCGCCAATGATGTCGCGCGGCGCCTGGTGATCCCAGCGCATCGCGAGGGCGGGCAGGCGCAGTTCATTCCAAATCCGGTGGTCCTTGCCGAGGGCGATCCTCTCGCCGAGCTCTGCGCATGGATGCGGAGGAATCTGGATCGCGACCTGACGATCGAGAGCCTGGCGGGCAGGGCCCGCATGAGCCGGCGAACCTTCATTCGGCGCTTCGAGGCGGCAACCGGCATGTCACCGGGCGAATGGGTGCTGCAGGAGCGCATGACACAGGCACGAGATCTGCTGGAAGCCACCGCCATGTCGGTCGAGGACGTCGCGACCGCGGTTGGTTTCGGCACGGCGGATGCGCTGCGCCACCATTTTCGGACCCGCCTCGACACCAGTCCGATGCGCTATCGGCTGGACTTCGCCCCCAAGGCAAGACAGCCGCACAGGGCAGGCCAGCGAAGCTGA
- a CDS encoding DMT family transporter, which yields MTNTATSSPGPSASSLEHGKHRAAQGVYLKGTLYCLAASVSFGLMFPVMASALTRVDPFTFTSLRYLIAAAVSLVLLRITEGPNALDLQGEPIALAWLLGSVGFAGFGFLVFLGQQLAGRDGALTTSIMAATQPLLGILIISVVRRVLPPLVTMLLVLLSFGGVALVITKGDVGGLLREPQNYSANALIVLGMIFWLIYTFSAARFARWSALKYTTMTMSLGLTTIVAINAILALTRVIALPGPADLLFIVPHLLYMSLIASVVGVLCWNLGNKILTPLNGVLFMDVVPITAFTVSAIAGVVPTRIQIAGACMTGVALILNNLYLRLRA from the coding sequence ATGACCAACACTGCAACGTCGTCGCCGGGACCGTCGGCGTCCTCCCTCGAACACGGGAAGCACCGGGCCGCGCAAGGCGTGTATCTCAAGGGGACCTTGTATTGCCTCGCAGCGTCAGTCTCGTTCGGGTTGATGTTTCCCGTGATGGCAAGTGCGCTCACCCGCGTCGATCCCTTCACCTTCACATCCCTGCGTTATCTGATCGCGGCGGCCGTCTCGCTCGTGCTGCTCAGGATCACGGAGGGGCCAAATGCGCTGGACCTGCAAGGCGAGCCGATCGCGCTCGCCTGGCTGCTGGGCTCGGTCGGGTTCGCCGGCTTCGGCTTCCTGGTGTTTCTCGGCCAGCAACTGGCTGGACGCGACGGAGCGTTGACGACATCGATCATGGCCGCCACGCAGCCGTTGCTCGGCATCCTCATCATCTCAGTGGTCCGCCGGGTTCTTCCGCCGCTCGTGACGATGCTGCTGGTGCTGCTGTCGTTCGGCGGCGTCGCGCTCGTCATCACCAAGGGAGACGTCGGCGGGCTGCTGCGCGAACCGCAGAACTATTCGGCCAACGCGCTGATCGTGCTCGGAATGATCTTTTGGCTGATTTACACCTTCAGCGCGGCGCGCTTCGCAAGATGGTCGGCGCTCAAATACACCACCATGACGATGTCGCTCGGCCTGACCACGATCGTCGCGATCAACGCGATCCTCGCCCTGACGCGGGTGATCGCGCTGCCGGGCCCCGCCGATCTGCTCTTCATTGTTCCGCACCTGCTCTACATGAGCCTGATTGCCAGTGTCGTCGGCGTGCTGTGCTGGAATCTCGGCAACAAGATCCTGACGCCGCTCAACGGCGTGCTCTTCATGGACGTCGTGCCGATCACCGCATTCACCGTCTCGGCGATCGCCGGCGTCGTCCCGACGCGGATCCAGATCGCAGGCGCATGCATGACCGGCGTCGCCTTGATCCTGAACAATCTCTACCTGCGGCTCCGCGCGTGA
- a CDS encoding site-2 protease family protein yields MNISLYDVSVWVLPLVIAITFHEAAHGFVAHRLGDDTAWKLGRVSFNPLKHIDPFGTLILPAMLLFAHSPFLFGYAKPVPVNFRKLNHPKLDMVWVALAGPVTNILLAMAAALAFHALPLVPADAAKWTADNLKNAFLINIVLAIFNMMPIPPLDGGRVAVGLLPRPLAIPLARLEPYGMLILIGLLILLPVIGRQIGLNLDVISTILRTLTGYVINALLLITGNT; encoded by the coding sequence TTGAACATTTCGCTTTACGACGTCTCCGTCTGGGTGCTGCCGCTGGTCATCGCCATCACGTTTCATGAGGCGGCGCACGGCTTTGTCGCGCACCGGCTCGGCGACGACACCGCCTGGAAGCTCGGCCGGGTCAGCTTCAACCCGCTGAAGCATATCGACCCATTCGGCACGCTGATCCTGCCGGCGATGCTGCTGTTCGCGCATTCGCCGTTCCTGTTCGGCTACGCCAAGCCGGTGCCGGTGAATTTCCGCAAGCTCAACCATCCCAAGCTCGACATGGTCTGGGTGGCGCTGGCCGGCCCGGTCACCAACATCCTGCTGGCGATGGCAGCGGCGCTGGCATTCCACGCGCTGCCATTGGTTCCCGCAGATGCGGCAAAATGGACCGCGGACAATTTGAAAAACGCGTTCCTGATCAACATCGTGCTCGCGATCTTCAACATGATGCCGATCCCGCCGCTGGACGGCGGAAGGGTCGCGGTCGGGCTGCTGCCGCGACCGCTGGCGATCCCGCTCGCCCGGCTGGAGCCTTACGGCATGCTGATTCTGATCGGACTCTTGATCCTGCTGCCGGTGATCGGCAGGCAGATCGGCCTAAATCTTGATGTTATTTCAACGATACTGCGAACTCTGACCGGCTATGTAATCAACGCCCTTCTCCTCATCACCGGAAACACATAG
- a CDS encoding ABC transporter substrate-binding protein, which produces MKRSIAALATTALVMTTSLVFAGGASAQTMDKVAKVGALGDQSGLYQDIGGPGSTVAAQMAIEDSGLLAKGWKIDLISADHQNKPDVAVNIGKQWIDVEKVDVFVDLAASNVGLAIANLAKDKNVVNLNSGSASSDLTGTQCSPNTVHWVYDTYMLANGTGKALVKSGGDTWFFLTADYAFGQALERDTSAVVTANGGKVLGSVKHPLNNADFSSFLLQAQSSKAKIVGLANAGGDTTNAIKQAAEFGIVSGGQRLAGMLLFITDINALGLNVAQGLNFTETFYWDMNDQTRAFTKRFMERFKKNPPTMVQAGVYSSLIHYFKALEALGGNPHDGRAVVAKMKELPTDDPLFGKGSIRVDGRKIHPAYLFEVKKPSESKYPWDYYKLMATIPADEAFLPLEKSACPLVKKS; this is translated from the coding sequence ATGAAGCGTTCCATTGCAGCCTTGGCTACGACAGCCTTGGTCATGACCACGAGCCTGGTTTTCGCCGGCGGTGCGTCGGCGCAGACGATGGACAAGGTCGCCAAGGTCGGCGCCCTCGGCGACCAGTCCGGTCTCTATCAGGACATCGGCGGACCCGGCTCGACGGTGGCGGCGCAGATGGCCATCGAGGACTCCGGGTTGCTGGCGAAAGGCTGGAAGATCGACCTGATCTCGGCCGACCACCAGAACAAGCCCGATGTCGCCGTCAACATCGGCAAGCAATGGATCGACGTCGAGAAGGTCGACGTGTTCGTCGATCTCGCAGCCTCCAATGTCGGCCTCGCGATCGCCAACCTCGCCAAGGACAAGAACGTCGTCAATTTGAACTCGGGCTCCGCCTCGTCCGACCTCACGGGCACGCAATGCTCGCCGAACACGGTGCACTGGGTCTACGACACCTACATGCTCGCCAACGGCACCGGCAAGGCGCTGGTGAAATCCGGCGGCGACACCTGGTTCTTCCTCACCGCGGACTATGCGTTCGGCCAGGCGCTCGAGCGCGACACTTCGGCGGTCGTCACCGCGAATGGCGGCAAGGTGCTCGGCAGCGTCAAGCATCCGCTCAACAACGCGGACTTCTCGTCCTTCCTGCTGCAGGCACAGAGCTCGAAGGCCAAGATTGTCGGCCTTGCCAATGCCGGCGGCGACACCACCAACGCGATCAAGCAGGCCGCCGAATTCGGCATCGTCTCGGGCGGCCAGCGGCTTGCCGGCATGCTGCTGTTCATCACCGACATCAACGCGCTCGGCCTCAACGTTGCGCAGGGCCTGAACTTCACCGAGACATTCTACTGGGACATGAATGATCAGACCCGCGCCTTCACCAAACGCTTCATGGAGCGGTTCAAGAAGAACCCGCCGACCATGGTGCAGGCCGGCGTCTATTCGTCACTGATCCACTATTTCAAGGCATTGGAGGCGCTCGGCGGCAATCCGCATGACGGCCGCGCTGTCGTCGCCAAGATGAAGGAGTTGCCGACCGACGATCCCTTGTTCGGCAAGGGTTCGATCCGCGTCGACGGCCGCAAGATCCATCCCGCCTATCTGTTCGAGGTGAAGAAGCCATCGGAGTCGAAATATCCGTGGGACTATTACAAGCTGATGGCGACGATCCCGGCGGATGAAGCCTTCCTGCCGCTCGAGAAGAGTGCCTGCCCGCTGGTGAAGAAGAGCTGA
- a CDS encoding Fe2+-dependent dioxygenase — protein MLVCIPNVLSKADVADFRRIMEQAEWEDGRSTAGAASAMVKRNEQLPPDSEVARQLGNRILSALSASPRFISAAIPLRIFPPLFNRYAASDGHHFGLHVDNAVRGDRLTGLRIRTDLSVTLFLSEPEEYDGGELVIEDLYGSHEIKLPAGDLVVYPASSLHLVTPVTRGMRVASFFWLQSMVRDAHARSLIFDLDTAIQALVERLGRDDPETVKLTGIYHNLIRHWAEV, from the coding sequence ATGCTGGTCTGCATTCCCAACGTATTGAGCAAGGCTGATGTGGCGGATTTCCGCCGCATTATGGAGCAAGCCGAATGGGAAGACGGCCGCTCGACCGCGGGGGCTGCCTCCGCGATGGTCAAGCGCAACGAGCAGTTGCCGCCCGACAGCGAGGTCGCGCGGCAGCTCGGCAACCGCATCCTGTCGGCGCTGTCGGCGAGCCCGCGTTTCATCTCGGCGGCGATCCCGCTCCGAATCTTTCCGCCCTTGTTCAACCGCTACGCTGCAAGCGACGGGCATCATTTCGGCCTACACGTCGACAATGCGGTACGGGGCGACAGGCTGACAGGCCTGCGGATCCGCACCGACTTGTCGGTCACGCTGTTTTTATCGGAGCCGGAAGAGTACGATGGCGGCGAGCTGGTCATCGAAGACCTCTACGGATCGCATGAAATCAAGCTGCCGGCGGGCGATCTCGTGGTTTATCCTGCTTCCAGCTTGCATCTGGTCACGCCTGTCACGCGGGGAATGCGGGTAGCGTCTTTTTTCTGGCTGCAGAGCATGGTACGGGATGCCCACGCGCGCAGCCTGATCTTTGATCTCGATACTGCGATCCAGGCCCTGGTTGAGCGGCTGGGCCGCGATGACCCCGAAACGGTCAAATTGACCGGGATTTATCACAACCTGATCCGTCACTGGGCTGAAGTGTAA
- a CDS encoding MBL fold metallo-hydrolase, whose amino-acid sequence MRLQLVRNATLKLRVADRTILVDPFLAPKHSRPSIGGRSLNPLVDLPIPIDDILDGVELVIVSHLHSDHFDPLAKSLVPKHLPLVCQPGDEDKIRSFGFEDVIPLADRIDWRGIRLLRRDARHGNGPVVEKMGSVIGFSLEAPGEPTLYWSGDTVLYPAVEETIRSTAPDIIVIHPCGALWEGDPIAMDAEQAVAVCEAAPHAIVVATHLDALDHATVSRADLRQYARSRGIPAARLRIPDDGEVLAFDRF is encoded by the coding sequence ATGAGACTGCAACTGGTGCGTAACGCGACGTTGAAGCTCAGGGTCGCTGACCGGACGATACTGGTCGATCCCTTCCTTGCACCGAAGCACAGCCGGCCGTCGATCGGCGGGCGGTCACTCAATCCGCTGGTGGATCTGCCGATCCCCATCGACGACATCCTGGATGGCGTCGAGCTTGTCATCGTTTCGCACCTGCATTCCGATCATTTCGATCCCCTCGCCAAATCCTTGGTGCCGAAGCATCTGCCGCTGGTCTGCCAGCCCGGCGACGAGGACAAGATCCGATCGTTTGGGTTCGAGGACGTCATACCACTCGCAGACCGGATCGATTGGCGCGGCATCAGGCTGCTGCGGCGCGACGCCCGTCACGGCAATGGTCCGGTCGTCGAGAAGATGGGTTCGGTCATCGGCTTCAGCCTGGAAGCGCCTGGCGAGCCGACCCTGTACTGGTCGGGCGACACGGTCCTCTATCCGGCGGTCGAGGAAACGATCAGAAGCACCGCGCCCGATATCATTGTCATCCATCCTTGCGGCGCATTGTGGGAAGGCGATCCGATCGCGATGGATGCCGAGCAGGCGGTTGCCGTATGCGAGGCGGCTCCCCACGCCATCGTCGTCGCAACGCATCTCGATGCACTCGATCATGCGACCGTCAGTCGCGCCGATCTCCGGCAATACGCTCGATCACGCGGCATTCCGGCTGCCCGGTTGCGTATTCCCGACGACGGCGAGGTGCTCGCGTTCGATCGGTTCTGA
- the exbD gene encoding TonB system transport protein ExbD, protein MAVSISENDGDDDFAESHEINVTPFIDVMLVLLIIFMVAAPLSTVDLPIDLPTSSATPQKKPDKPTYLSIKPDLTLAIGENAVKRADLINSLDAVPDMNRDKYVFLRADRMVPYGELMGVMELLRAGGYTHVKLVTLEGVPGAPAAQQAEPAKP, encoded by the coding sequence ATGGCAGTCTCGATCTCAGAGAACGACGGCGACGACGATTTCGCGGAATCCCACGAGATCAACGTCACGCCGTTCATCGACGTGATGCTGGTGCTGCTGATCATCTTCATGGTGGCGGCTCCGCTCTCGACCGTCGATCTGCCGATCGATCTGCCGACCTCCAGCGCGACGCCGCAGAAGAAGCCTGACAAACCGACCTATCTCAGCATCAAGCCGGACCTGACGCTAGCGATCGGGGAGAACGCGGTGAAGCGGGCCGACCTGATCAATTCGCTGGATGCGGTGCCCGACATGAACCGGGACAAATACGTGTTCCTTCGCGCCGATCGCATGGTGCCCTATGGCGAGCTGATGGGCGTCATGGAATTGTTGCGCGCCGGCGGCTACACGCATGTGAAGCTGGTCACGCTCGAGGGCGTACCGGGCGCGCCCGCGGCCCAGCAGGCCGAGCCGGCCAAACCCTGA
- a CDS encoding TonB family protein codes for MSTNPDLDLRTSKRLWVIAAVTAVGLHLGGAALALANLRSDDGDEGLGAAGAEYAVELASATDEDNPAPPGPEDRAQEASPEMTQQKAEVKETDLPQAKPTETEDADRLVTEDNSKKPKEDEAQVAKVQTETSEAAEKHIDQSPTKLEDATRQSETTKAPNPGIGKDKFALTAKWGKKISAYFDLHKKFPENRSKDAKVKLALVINRVGKVLSVAVMESSGDAAYDDAAVSTVHRSNPVPPPPADLRDDQFSFSLDFKFSKPKK; via the coding sequence ATGTCCACCAATCCCGATCTCGATCTGCGGACGTCGAAGCGGCTCTGGGTGATCGCCGCGGTGACGGCGGTCGGGCTGCACCTCGGCGGTGCGGCGCTGGCGCTGGCGAATTTGCGCAGCGATGACGGCGACGAGGGACTTGGCGCCGCCGGCGCGGAGTACGCGGTCGAGCTTGCCTCCGCGACGGACGAGGATAATCCGGCGCCCCCTGGACCGGAGGACCGAGCGCAGGAAGCGTCGCCGGAAATGACCCAGCAGAAGGCGGAGGTCAAGGAGACCGACCTTCCGCAGGCCAAGCCGACCGAGACTGAGGACGCCGACCGCCTCGTCACGGAAGACAACAGCAAGAAGCCGAAGGAGGACGAGGCGCAGGTCGCCAAGGTTCAGACCGAGACGAGCGAAGCCGCCGAGAAGCACATCGACCAATCGCCCACCAAGCTAGAAGACGCGACGCGTCAGTCGGAGACCACCAAGGCGCCCAATCCCGGGATCGGCAAGGACAAGTTCGCGCTGACGGCCAAATGGGGCAAGAAGATCAGCGCCTATTTCGACCTGCACAAGAAGTTCCCGGAGAACAGGTCCAAGGATGCCAAGGTGAAGTTGGCCCTTGTGATCAACCGCGTTGGCAAGGTGTTGTCCGTTGCCGTGATGGAATCATCGGGTGATGCCGCCTATGACGACGCGGCGGTCTCGACGGTGCATCGTTCCAATCCGGTGCCACCGCCGCCGGCGGACCTGCGCGACGATCAGTTCTCCTTCAGCCTCGACTTCAAGTTCAGCAAGCCGAAGAAGTAG